The proteins below come from a single Faecalibaculum rodentium genomic window:
- a CDS encoding lipopolysaccharide biosynthesis protein — protein sequence MSENSYKKAGTFYFIGNIFNKGISFLTVPVFTRILSTADYGIVTTYNSWIGILSMIVGFALHMSVRMAAVDYKDKLDDFMSSIILFVTLTSFGITAVVAGGIKLLHIDANIILVIICMLQAYASATIEDYSNYLMMKYEYKARTALMILPNLISVILSVYMIKYVLESDLYMGSIIPTAVVTIFFGLVTVCITLKKGKFRINKEYIKYAMAISAPLILHGIALNVLSQSDRIMITSLAGAAQTGIYSLIYNFSMIATVITTTLEGIWVPWFINKLKLNSRDEINVVAKDYINLMAYAMVALILVAPEVVKILANESYWEGISIIPPVVLANYVIFVYSLYVNVEHYYKKTPYITINTIIAAASNIVLNFIFIPKYGYVAAAYTTLASYLISFVLHSRYARKLEPNLYPLGQFMKPIIQLLIVTVIFYAFKNQLVIRWLLMAAYIASRFYKERKRLKAYFPNIPVLKGK from the coding sequence ATGAGTGAAAACAGTTATAAAAAAGCCGGAACATTTTATTTCATAGGAAATATTTTCAATAAGGGAATTTCCTTCTTGACTGTTCCTGTTTTTACAAGAATTCTGTCGACAGCTGATTATGGAATTGTAACTACATATAATTCGTGGATTGGCATTTTAAGTATGATTGTCGGCTTTGCACTCCACATGAGCGTTAGAATGGCCGCGGTGGATTATAAAGATAAGCTTGATGATTTTATGTCATCTATTATTCTGTTCGTGACATTAACCTCATTTGGCATTACGGCGGTAGTTGCTGGTGGTATAAAGCTACTTCATATTGATGCGAATATCATCTTGGTGATTATCTGTATGTTACAGGCCTATGCATCAGCTACCATCGAAGACTATTCAAATTACCTAATGATGAAGTATGAATATAAAGCAAGAACGGCCTTGATGATACTACCAAATTTAATTTCGGTTATCCTTTCGGTCTACATGATCAAGTATGTTTTAGAATCAGATTTGTACATGGGAAGCATTATTCCTACAGCTGTAGTAACAATTTTCTTTGGCTTGGTCACTGTTTGCATTACATTAAAAAAAGGAAAATTCCGAATTAATAAGGAATACATTAAATATGCAATGGCGATATCGGCTCCGCTGATTCTTCATGGTATTGCATTAAATGTTCTTTCGCAATCGGATAGAATAATGATTACGTCTCTTGCTGGTGCGGCACAGACTGGAATATATAGTTTGATTTACAATTTCAGTATGATCGCAACGGTAATTACCACAACGTTGGAAGGAATTTGGGTTCCGTGGTTTATTAATAAATTGAAGTTGAATTCAAGAGACGAGATTAATGTGGTTGCTAAAGACTATATTAATTTAATGGCTTACGCGATGGTTGCCTTAATTCTAGTTGCGCCTGAAGTTGTAAAAATATTGGCAAATGAGAGTTACTGGGAGGGAATATCAATTATTCCGCCGGTTGTTTTGGCTAATTATGTAATTTTTGTGTATTCACTTTATGTTAATGTTGAGCACTACTATAAAAAGACACCGTATATAACAATTAATACGATTATAGCTGCTGCGAGTAATATTGTGTTGAATTTTATCTTCATTCCAAAGTATGGATATGTTGCGGCTGCATATACAACATTGGCTTCTTATCTTATCTCCTTTGTGCTTCATTCTCGATATGCAAGAAAATTGGAGCCGAACCTATATCCATTGGGACAATTTATGAAGCCAATAATCCAGTTGTTGATAGTTACTGTTATTTTTTATGCGTTCAAAAATCAGCTTGTGATTCGATGGCTTTTGATGGCTGCGTATATTGCATCAAGGTTCTACAAAGAACGAAAGAGATTAAAAGCGTATTTTCCGAATATTCCAGTTTTGAAGGGAAAATAA
- a CDS encoding acyltransferase family protein: protein MSICAFNVQLKGRKVKGTIFGMLFIILSIVVYTVEIGSSVISFAMGLLACVAVILMAAGFEEKFGRGMDFLAKYTMPIFLMHTLFAAPMRSILMKIGIENTVIHVVLGLGISFVGPIMAACIMKKTEWLEFFLYPNKFIRKVS from the coding sequence ATGAGTATTTGTGCGTTTAATGTGCAGCTGAAGGGGAGAAAAGTAAAAGGAACAATATTCGGAATGCTGTTTATAATTCTGAGTATTGTAGTATACACGGTGGAAATCGGCAGTAGTGTGATCTCTTTCGCAATGGGGCTATTAGCTTGTGTAGCTGTTATCTTGATGGCGGCGGGTTTTGAGGAAAAGTTCGGTAGAGGAATGGACTTTCTTGCAAAATACACAATGCCGATTTTCCTGATGCACACTTTGTTTGCGGCACCGATGAGATCTATCCTGATGAAGATCGGCATCGAAAACACTGTGATTCATGTAGTGCTGGGACTTGGAATTAGCTTTGTAGGTCCGATTATGGCTGCTTGTATCATGAAAAAGACAGAGTGGTTGGAGTTCTTCTTGTATCCGAATAAATTTATTAGAAAGGTATCGTAA
- a CDS encoding polysaccharide pyruvyl transferase family protein — MKIGILGFDFESPNKGCEALTYSFINMLIECFGNELKIINYSYGGLGTFPKQYPEIEFGIRRPKIKNPLDWEKIKKEMSTLDMIFDVTFGDGFSDIYGKLWNVTTDMLKELAIRSGKPLILLPQTYGPYKNQFLKMWAEHIVNKSYAAYSRDTASATEMNIKCGGKVKVLTDMAFALPYDRVLYHIDDTKTNIGINISALLWDSDYAKDNKFHLKVDYRSYISSLIKNLLEDDTYVIHLIPHVIAKNDYNAAENDVRPCAELKKEFLNDERVVCAPAFENPIEAKSYIANMDVFIGARMHATIGALSAGVATIPFAYSKKFKTMFGNLHYNYTIEARELDTEVALEQTQTYIREYKTLAVAAKDASKITKEKLGVLKKDMAHLGKIDI; from the coding sequence ATGAAAATCGGAATATTAGGGTTTGATTTTGAAAGCCCAAATAAAGGATGTGAAGCACTCACATATTCATTCATTAATATGCTCATAGAATGTTTCGGAAATGAATTGAAAATTATCAATTATTCGTACGGTGGACTGGGAACTTTTCCAAAGCAGTATCCGGAAATTGAATTTGGAATTCGGAGACCTAAAATCAAAAACCCACTAGATTGGGAAAAAATAAAAAAAGAAATGTCTACTCTTGACATGATTTTTGATGTTACTTTTGGTGATGGATTTTCGGATATATACGGAAAATTGTGGAATGTAACAACGGACATGCTAAAAGAACTCGCTATTCGATCCGGCAAGCCGCTAATTTTGCTACCTCAAACGTATGGTCCATATAAAAATCAATTTCTCAAAATGTGGGCAGAACATATAGTAAATAAATCATATGCGGCATACTCTAGAGATACGGCTTCAGCGACGGAAATGAATATTAAATGCGGTGGAAAAGTTAAAGTGTTAACTGATATGGCATTTGCATTGCCATACGATAGAGTGCTGTATCATATCGATGATACAAAAACTAATATAGGAATTAATATTTCGGCGCTTTTATGGGACAGCGACTATGCAAAGGATAATAAATTTCATTTGAAGGTCGACTATCGGTCGTATATAAGTAGTCTTATAAAAAATCTGTTAGAGGATGATACCTATGTTATTCATTTAATTCCACATGTGATAGCAAAGAACGATTATAATGCCGCTGAAAATGATGTTAGACCGTGTGCGGAATTAAAAAAAGAATTTTTGAATGATGAACGAGTCGTTTGTGCTCCAGCGTTTGAAAATCCGATTGAGGCCAAAAGTTATATAGCAAATATGGATGTGTTTATCGGTGCACGAATGCATGCTACAATAGGTGCACTTTCTGCTGGAGTAGCAACAATTCCATTTGCATATAGTAAAAAATTTAAAACAATGTTTGGCAATTTGCATTATAATTACACGATTGAGGCTAGGGAATTAGATACCGAGGTTGCATTAGAACAGACACAAACATATATAAGAGAGTATAAAACCCTTGCGGTAGCAGCGAAAGACGCGAGCAAGATAACAAAAGAAAAGCTTGGCGTGTTGAAAAAGGATATGGCACATTTAGGGAAAATTGATATATAA
- a CDS encoding acyltransferase family protein, whose amino-acid sequence MSEKTAVRTREKWVDDVKVIACILVVLGHFFQSMTKANILPENNLYGWFNTTIYYFHVPLFFICSGYLYQKYGKVNSVGSWCKNVTKKALALGVPYATFTTATWVLKKVFPSRVNNQIGGLDDTLFFRPTTPYWYLYALFFIFLVTPTFSSVKAAAVGLIVALAAKVLILTGGGVQRLRCIDGSLKRNLVCARYEYLCV is encoded by the coding sequence ATGAGTGAAAAGACAGCGGTAAGAACAAGAGAAAAATGGGTCGATGATGTAAAAGTCATTGCCTGCATATTGGTTGTACTGGGCCATTTCTTCCAGAGCATGACGAAGGCGAATATTCTGCCGGAAAATAATCTGTATGGATGGTTTAATACGACAATCTATTACTTCCACGTACCGCTGTTCTTTATTTGTAGCGGATACTTGTATCAGAAATACGGCAAGGTAAACAGTGTTGGTAGCTGGTGCAAGAATGTGACAAAAAAAGCGTTAGCACTTGGTGTTCCTTATGCAACCTTTACGACTGCTACATGGGTGCTGAAAAAGGTATTCCCAAGCCGTGTTAATAACCAGATTGGAGGTCTGGATGATACATTATTTTTTCGCCCAACAACACCGTACTGGTATTTGTATGCACTATTCTTTATCTTTCTTGTTACACCGACTTTTAGCAGTGTGAAAGCAGCTGCGGTAGGGCTGATTGTTGCATTGGCAGCAAAAGTCCTGATTTTAACTGGGGGGGGGGTACAGCGTTTACGCTGTATCGACGGTTCTCTCAAACGAAATCTGGTTTGTGCTCGGTATGAGTATTTGTGCGTTTAA
- a CDS encoding transposase, with the protein MFKKSLFKDLTFADIHAQYSDPHDAERFFFDLKWKDGFVCSKCGHTHYTTVVRKNGSLRTVYQCAHCGHQESVTAGTALESTKAPLFSWILVMFAYVISKTGTSAKYISDLTGVSYHTTKLMLRKIKQAQKQDNETHIAVDCDAIELDVFSYGGKKHGKRGWGAEGKVNVAAAVIKHYVWDDMDGDEEVFEATDAVKFRIVHSENKAELKKFLEEEVPSDCVVHCDRSSANLALDIAGKLVDAQKFEVDTDHLSSLDHIISNFRSKVQGTAHGIALQFLENELADFEWKLSRRKWKKKSIFASLGRTLISGAHQTRQGMIDYFKDVQKQLVAA; encoded by the coding sequence ATGTTCAAGAAATCGCTGTTCAAAGACCTGACTTTTGCTGATATCCATGCCCAGTATTCAGACCCCCATGACGCAGAACGCTTCTTCTTTGATCTGAAGTGGAAGGATGGTTTTGTGTGCTCAAAGTGCGGTCATACCCACTACACGACTGTTGTACGAAAAAACGGCTCTCTCAGAACTGTCTATCAGTGCGCTCACTGTGGTCATCAGGAATCTGTCACTGCCGGGACAGCGCTGGAAAGCACCAAGGCTCCTCTGTTTTCCTGGATCCTCGTGATGTTCGCCTATGTTATCTCCAAGACGGGAACTTCTGCCAAATACATCAGTGATCTGACAGGTGTCAGCTACCACACCACAAAACTCATGCTTCGCAAGATCAAACAGGCTCAGAAGCAGGACAACGAAACTCACATAGCCGTTGATTGCGATGCGATCGAACTGGATGTCTTTTCCTATGGCGGAAAGAAGCATGGAAAGCGTGGATGGGGAGCAGAAGGTAAAGTCAATGTGGCTGCAGCTGTGATCAAACACTATGTCTGGGACGACATGGATGGTGATGAGGAAGTATTCGAAGCCACAGATGCTGTCAAATTCAGAATCGTTCACAGCGAGAATAAGGCAGAACTGAAGAAGTTTCTGGAAGAAGAAGTCCCCAGTGACTGTGTAGTGCATTGTGACCGGAGTTCGGCCAACCTGGCTCTGGATATAGCCGGCAAACTGGTGGATGCCCAAAAGTTCGAAGTGGATACAGATCATCTGTCCTCTCTGGATCACATCATTTCCAACTTCAGAAGCAAGGTACAGGGGACTGCACACGGGATCGCACTGCAGTTTCTGGAGAACGAATTAGCAGACTTCGAGTGGAAACTGAGTCGCCGGAAATGGAAGAAAAAGAGTATCTTTGCATCACTGGGAAGAACTCTAATCAGCGGTGCTCACCAGACCCGGCAGGGTATGATCGACTACTTTAAAGACGTCCAGAAACAACTGGTTGCAGCTTAG
- a CDS encoding O-antigen ligase family protein, producing the protein MMKKNEINIFSLTVAVLFLYPILPQYMYIIGGINVVNGLLAIFLAIYILWCGKLAKIGIKNNIPFYWLFLIVMAASYFTDAGILKTITYVMSFILLPWIVISIINTEERFFKVIDALIAGGALLGVLGIAEALLKFNFIQPLSSGDIEFFHEIRYGLLRIMTTFGQPITYGLYQVFIVALINYKNSVFGESRKLKICYVISVLNVFLSVSRTSIIAFIVIQLLFWYRGSKKKFANYMFVALICALVLLIASTSFNFRIPLIDDLLETINQVLSGNTASSGSTVGVGNRFDLWTWVYLSMGNKWIMGHGPTAEFAYKVYEWQTKTSIENQYLNILWHNGLVGLVLLILSYLSILIYSFKNRYHYILKSGKTISFNMCVFFTMLVYYVVEFGVQESDMARIYTVFVALLIAYNRIARSKAEVEES; encoded by the coding sequence ATGATGAAAAAAAATGAAATAAATATCTTTTCATTAACTGTTGCGGTATTGTTTCTGTATCCTATTTTGCCACAGTATATGTATATTATTGGCGGAATAAATGTGGTTAATGGATTACTTGCGATTTTTTTGGCTATTTATATATTGTGGTGTGGAAAGCTTGCAAAAATTGGAATTAAGAATAATATTCCTTTTTATTGGCTATTTTTAATTGTTATGGCTGCTAGTTATTTCACAGATGCGGGAATTCTAAAAACAATAACATATGTGATGTCATTTATTCTTTTGCCGTGGATTGTGATTTCGATTATTAATACAGAAGAACGTTTCTTCAAAGTGATTGATGCATTAATAGCAGGAGGAGCGCTCCTTGGAGTACTTGGCATTGCAGAGGCATTACTGAAATTTAATTTTATTCAGCCTTTGTCTAGTGGCGATATAGAGTTCTTTCACGAAATTAGATACGGCTTGCTCCGAATCATGACTACATTTGGACAACCAATTACATATGGATTGTATCAGGTTTTTATCGTAGCTTTAATAAATTACAAAAATAGTGTTTTTGGAGAGAGTAGAAAACTGAAAATTTGTTATGTAATTTCAGTTCTTAATGTTTTTTTATCGGTTTCAAGAACATCTATAATTGCATTTATTGTAATTCAGTTACTCTTTTGGTATCGTGGTTCAAAGAAAAAATTTGCGAATTATATGTTCGTTGCTTTGATTTGTGCTTTAGTTTTATTGATTGCTTCGACTTCATTTAACTTTAGAATACCATTAATTGATGATTTGTTGGAAACGATTAACCAGGTGTTATCTGGAAACACTGCATCATCTGGTAGCACTGTCGGAGTAGGTAATCGATTTGATTTATGGACATGGGTTTACTTGTCTATGGGCAACAAATGGATCATGGGACATGGCCCTACAGCTGAATTCGCATATAAGGTTTACGAGTGGCAGACTAAGACTTCAATTGAAAATCAGTATCTAAATATTCTCTGGCATAATGGCTTGGTGGGATTGGTTCTCTTGATATTGTCATATCTTTCGATATTGATTTATTCGTTTAAAAATAGATATCATTATATATTGAAGTCTGGAAAAACAATATCTTTTAATATGTGTGTGTTTTTTACGATGCTTGTTTATTATGTGGTCGAATTTGGAGTGCAAGAATCGGATATGGCGAGAATTTACACTGTCTTTGTAGCCCTTTTGATTGCTTATAATCGAATTGCAAGAAGCAAAGCAGAGGTTGAGGAATCGTAA
- a CDS encoding acyltransferase — MGLKGKIKECLGLMRAKIFGVTAGQSVYIGKYCSLKGKHHITLEDSVTIRPYTQIWSGGGTVKIGKGSEIGERCRISIANSLDIGEKVLFSPNVYITDCDHEYRNVDVPVIDQGIVQRGQKVSIGKGSYIGINAVIVGNVKIGKYCVIGANSVVTKDVPDYCVAVGSPAKILKRYNLETKLWEPIR, encoded by the coding sequence ATGGGACTTAAAGGGAAAATCAAAGAGTGCCTTGGATTGATGCGAGCAAAAATCTTTGGTGTAACTGCTGGACAGAGCGTTTATATCGGTAAGTATTGCAGCCTAAAAGGAAAACACCATATTACCTTGGAAGATTCCGTAACGATACGCCCCTATACCCAAATCTGGTCTGGGGGGGGTACAGTGAAAATTGGCAAGGGCTCCGAAATTGGTGAGCGATGCCGGATATCTATTGCTAATTCTCTGGATATTGGAGAGAAAGTACTCTTTTCGCCAAATGTGTACATAACTGATTGTGATCATGAGTATCGCAATGTAGATGTTCCTGTGATTGACCAAGGAATTGTACAAAGAGGTCAGAAAGTATCCATTGGAAAAGGATCTTACATTGGTATTAATGCAGTGATTGTAGGTAATGTAAAGATTGGTAAGTATTGCGTAATCGGAGCCAATTCAGTAGTTACTAAAGATGTGCCCGACTATTGCGTAGCAGTTGGAAGTCCAGCAAAAATACTAAAGAGATATAATCTTGAGACCAAACTGTGGGAGCCGATTAGATAA
- a CDS encoding radical SAM protein → MFEEKKLNGTVIVTYRCNARCSMCNRYKAPSKPEEEISIETIKKLPKMYFTNITGGEPFIRTDLKDIVRELYKKSDRIVISTNGFFTDRIVDLCKEFPQIGIRISIEGLEQTNNEIRGLQNGYQRGYGTLKKLREMGMKDVGFGMTVQDKNAPDLVPLYKISDEMGMEFATASLHNSFYFVEAKNIIHDRPMVAKNFENLVNELLRSNSPKKWFRAYFNHGLINYIYGQKRLLPCDMSFDTFFIDPYGDVMPCNGTKDKEVMGNLNNQTWDELWNSPEAEKVRAKVRCCDRDCWMIGSVSPAMHKYIWKPATWVLVHKFKALFTKHPYSMYELKICRDYRDGKVTKEDLDKCSTCDMNCVINNGLSEASKEQLKHKTGEEIVDTDIAQQMETK, encoded by the coding sequence ATGTTTGAAGAAAAGAAGTTAAATGGTACTGTCATCGTCACTTATCGCTGCAACGCCCGTTGCTCCATGTGCAACCGCTATAAAGCACCTTCCAAGCCGGAAGAGGAGATCAGCATTGAAACCATCAAGAAGCTGCCGAAGATGTACTTTACAAATATCACCGGCGGTGAGCCGTTTATCCGCACGGACCTGAAAGATATCGTGCGTGAGCTGTACAAGAAGTCTGACCGTATTGTTATTTCGACCAATGGCTTCTTTACTGACCGTATCGTTGACCTGTGCAAAGAGTTCCCGCAGATCGGTATCCGTATCTCTATCGAGGGTCTGGAGCAGACCAACAACGAGATCCGTGGTTTACAGAACGGCTACCAGCGTGGTTATGGCACGCTGAAGAAACTGCGTGAGATGGGCATGAAGGACGTTGGCTTCGGTATGACCGTTCAGGACAAGAACGCTCCTGACCTGGTTCCGCTGTACAAGATCTCCGATGAGATGGGTATGGAGTTCGCTACCGCTTCTCTGCACAACAGTTTCTACTTTGTTGAGGCAAAGAACATCATCCATGACCGTCCGATGGTTGCAAAGAACTTCGAGAACCTGGTCAATGAACTGCTCCGCAGCAACAGCCCGAAAAAGTGGTTCCGTGCTTACTTCAACCACGGCCTGATCAACTACATCTACGGCCAGAAGCGTCTGCTGCCTTGCGACATGAGCTTCGATACCTTCTTCATCGACCCGTATGGTGATGTTATGCCTTGCAATGGTACCAAGGATAAAGAAGTCATGGGCAACCTGAATAACCAGACTTGGGATGAGCTGTGGAACAGCCCGGAGGCCGAGAAGGTTCGTGCAAAGGTTCGTTGCTGCGACCGTGACTGCTGGATGATTGGTTCTGTTTCTCCGGCTATGCACAAGTACATCTGGAAGCCCGCTACCTGGGTTCTGGTTCACAAGTTCAAGGCTCTCTTTACCAAGCATCCGTACAGCATGTACGAGTTGAAAATCTGCCGTGATTACCGTGATGGCAAGGTCACCAAGGAGGATCTGGATAAGTGCAGCACCTGCGATATGAACTGTGTGATCAATAACGGTCTGAGTGAAGCATCTAAGGAGCAGCTGAAGCACAAGACTGGCGAGGAAATCGTGGATACTGATATCGCACAGCAGATGGAGACGAAGTAA
- a CDS encoding glycoside hydrolase family 99-like domain-containing protein, which yields MESAKKARVIALYLPQYHPVAENDKYWGKGFTEWTNVAKAKPLFRGHYQPRIPADLGFYDLRLPQVRKAQAELAKEAGIEGFCYWHYWFGNGKEVLQMPFDEVVKSGEPDFPFCLGWALHDWTTKTWEKGSSIAKDTMIFKQEFPGEEDDIKHFYRLLDAFKDKRYIKIDGKLLFSILVPRAMPEPKRFMDLWNRLAKENGLPGFHFVGIIDSMPTITKDNIKNIDKAVDENISGIKALGFDAVGTTDQKYAELKTGGKLRKVCFAAVRKLFPGALLDKFDYSKIIDNFYSPSDKRDDVYPQLLAGWDRSPRSGKKAIIYYNNTPETFEKAAKKAVKCVEDKAPEHRIVFLNSWNEWGEGAYMEPDLKYGKRKIKVLCKVIDRVGTRNDEKK from the coding sequence ATGGAAAGCGCAAAAAAAGCACGAGTGATTGCATTGTATCTGCCGCAGTATCACCCTGTGGCTGAAAATGATAAATACTGGGGAAAGGGATTCACCGAGTGGACGAATGTGGCTAAGGCAAAGCCTTTATTTAGAGGACATTATCAGCCTAGAATTCCTGCAGATTTGGGATTTTATGATTTGAGATTACCTCAAGTGAGAAAAGCGCAGGCTGAACTGGCAAAGGAAGCTGGTATTGAGGGATTTTGTTACTGGCATTATTGGTTTGGCAATGGAAAAGAAGTTCTTCAAATGCCGTTTGATGAAGTTGTAAAGAGTGGAGAGCCTGATTTCCCTTTCTGCTTGGGTTGGGCACTCCATGATTGGACAACGAAAACATGGGAAAAAGGCTCTTCTATTGCAAAAGACACAATGATTTTCAAGCAGGAGTTTCCTGGAGAAGAAGACGATATTAAACATTTTTATCGCTTGTTAGATGCTTTCAAAGATAAACGCTACATTAAGATTGATGGTAAGTTGCTGTTCTCAATTCTTGTACCGAGAGCAATGCCGGAACCGAAACGATTTATGGATTTGTGGAATCGACTCGCGAAGGAAAATGGACTGCCGGGATTCCATTTTGTTGGAATAATTGATTCTATGCCGACCATTACAAAAGATAATATCAAAAATATTGATAAAGCTGTTGACGAGAATATTTCGGGAATTAAAGCGTTGGGCTTTGATGCGGTTGGTACTACTGACCAGAAGTATGCAGAGTTAAAGACTGGTGGTAAATTAAGAAAAGTGTGCTTTGCTGCTGTTAGAAAGCTATTTCCGGGAGCATTGTTGGACAAGTTTGATTACAGCAAGATTATAGATAATTTCTATTCTCCGTCTGATAAAAGAGATGATGTTTATCCGCAGCTTCTTGCAGGCTGGGATCGTTCTCCAAGGTCTGGCAAAAAAGCAATTATTTATTATAATAACACGCCGGAGACTTTTGAAAAGGCGGCAAAAAAAGCAGTTAAGTGTGTTGAAGATAAGGCACCAGAGCATAGGATTGTGTTCTTGAATTCCTGGAATGAATGGGGCGAAGGTGCTTATATGGAACCCGATTTGAAGTATGGAAAAAGGAAAATTAAAGTGCTGTGTAAAGTCATTGATCGAGTAGGAACAAGAAATGATGAAAAAAAATGA
- a CDS encoding acyltransferase family protein, producing the protein MSFVAYQVPFFCFLLENKKRAWLAFICAVIYNFVCSTYFFDESHIADGAAVNFSARTNILYCAVYFIAGGLIFLYRKELAEFAAKCKVIAGATLLIAAVAYFALGGNTLTVLFFCVAALIYTLGCKGGVLVNPVAKFLGGICFEIYLCHMVIYRVLEKLHLVHLFGNGLLAYLFTAVVVVCGSIVFSVCAKWFLNKIETFLKDKVNNRRVNHV; encoded by the coding sequence CTGAGCTTCGTAGCCTATCAAGTTCCTTTTTTCTGCTTTCTGCTGGAAAACAAGAAACGTGCATGGTTGGCATTTATCTGCGCCGTAATCTACAACTTCGTATGCAGTACATATTTCTTTGATGAAAGCCACATTGCAGATGGAGCAGCCGTAAATTTCAGTGCAAGGACAAACATTCTGTACTGTGCAGTATATTTTATCGCTGGAGGCTTGATTTTTCTATATCGGAAAGAGTTGGCTGAGTTTGCAGCAAAATGCAAAGTTATCGCCGGAGCGACTTTGTTGATTGCCGCAGTTGCTTATTTTGCATTAGGCGGCAATACGCTCACGGTGCTGTTCTTCTGTGTGGCAGCACTGATTTATACCCTCGGATGCAAGGGGGGGGTACTGGTCAATCCAGTCGCCAAGTTCCTCGGTGGTATCTGCTTCGAGATTTACCTGTGCCACATGGTAATTTATCGTGTGCTTGAGAAGCTACACCTTGTACATCTGTTTGGAAACGGTCTGCTGGCATATCTTTTCACGGCTGTTGTAGTCGTTTGCGGCTCGATTGTGTTCTCGGTATGTGCAAAGTGGTTCTTAAATAAAATCGAAACATTCTTAAAAGATAAAGTAAACAATAGGAGAGTTAATCATGTTTGA
- a CDS encoding acyltransferase family protein codes for MKERYEGIDGLKAYAIIGIALMHVLANGEYGIGGFVFERLIPSFTNLVFLFMMVSSFGMCCGYYQKFKDQKIGVGEFYNKRYSKIWPYFALLCVLDFVMSPSKSALYEVFANLTLCQGFLPNMNISVIGVSWTLAVIFVFYLLFPFLDRLPSSVNSLSRINSASNNAILESGREAPYVQEIAVQRPDFC; via the coding sequence ATGAAAGAGAGATATGAGGGAATAGATGGATTGAAGGCGTATGCCATCATTGGCATTGCACTGATGCACGTCCTCGCAAATGGAGAATATGGGATAGGAGGATTTGTGTTTGAGAGGCTGATACCATCTTTCACAAACCTCGTTTTCCTTTTTATGATGGTCAGCAGCTTTGGCATGTGCTGCGGCTACTACCAGAAATTCAAGGATCAGAAAATTGGTGTGGGAGAGTTCTACAACAAAAGGTACAGCAAGATCTGGCCATATTTCGCGTTGCTTTGTGTGCTGGACTTCGTAATGTCACCTAGTAAAAGTGCGTTGTATGAGGTCTTTGCAAACCTGACACTCTGCCAGGGATTTTTGCCGAATATGAACATATCGGTTATCGGTGTGAGTTGGACTTTGGCAGTGATTTTTGTGTTTTATCTGCTGTTTCCTTTTCTTGATAGACTACCAAGCTCAGTTAATAGCTTATCACGCATAAATAGCGCCAGTAATAATGCGATACTTGAATCAGGAAGAGAGGCACCCTATGTTCAAGAAATCGCTGTTCAAAGACCTGACTTTTGCTGA